Proteins encoded together in one bacterium window:
- a CDS encoding ankyrin repeat domain-containing protein has product MNKKFIQLFLITLAFIKTALPQTNPPQETPLHFHAQNNNYNELRFLLSDRNPSKYNINAFDQDGYTALHWAAQNGHPFCVYLLERAKADFNITDLNGNTAADLARQHGHDQLANFLTEVAQEQWDKRHGKKEIVITLEDLAPEDIVEDSDGPLAKKMWSAQANAKKISTE; this is encoded by the coding sequence ATGAATAAGAAATTTATACAGTTATTTTTAATTACACTCGCGTTCATAAAAACCGCTTTACCTCAAACAAATCCCCCACAAGAAACGCCCTTGCATTTCCATGCTCAAAACAATAATTATAACGAATTACGTTTTTTACTTTCTGATCGAAATCCCAGCAAATACAATATCAATGCTTTCGATCAAGATGGCTACACTGCGTTACATTGGGCAGCTCAAAACGGCCACCCATTTTGCGTTTATTTACTCGAACGAGCTAAAGCCGACTTCAATATAACAGATCTCAACGGCAACACAGCAGCAGATTTGGCAAGACAACATGGGCATGATCAGCTTGCAAATTTTTTAACAGAAGTAGCACAAGAGCAATGGGACAAGCGCCACGGAAAAAAAGAAATAGTGATAACACTTGAAGACCTTGCTCCCGAAGACATCGTCGAAGACAGTGATGGTCCTTTGGCAAAAAAAATGTGGTCGGCCCAGGCAAATGCAAAAAAGATAAGCACAGAATGA
- a CDS encoding ankyrin repeat domain-containing protein yields the protein MNKKFFTILLTSLTLATNASSMIPLWSELVSIVKCNNHPALRALIQTNLAQTKFNLANMQHFNTGISPLHSAAQLGHVECLSTLLEEGALVNIADHFQHTPLHYAAHEGKVECVKELIKHEAYVNCQNRLKQTPLHLAAIKGHDACVKILVENGAKTMAFDESGQTPAVVAAKHGHTQLAEILTLIARQTQQPINPLPKARRFPFGKFSIGKKS from the coding sequence ATGAATAAAAAATTTTTTACCATCCTGTTAACCTCACTCACGCTGGCCACCAACGCGTCGTCAATGATTCCGCTCTGGAGCGAATTAGTGAGTATCGTCAAATGCAACAACCATCCTGCTTTGCGAGCGCTCATACAAACCAATTTAGCGCAAACTAAATTCAATCTTGCTAACATGCAGCATTTTAATACGGGCATATCGCCGCTCCACAGTGCCGCTCAACTTGGCCATGTTGAATGCTTATCAACCCTTCTTGAAGAAGGAGCACTCGTTAACATTGCCGATCATTTTCAACACACACCACTGCACTATGCCGCGCATGAAGGAAAAGTTGAATGCGTAAAAGAACTTATAAAACACGAAGCATACGTTAATTGCCAAAACAGGTTAAAACAAACACCCCTTCATTTGGCAGCCATCAAAGGCCATGATGCTTGTGTAAAAATATTAGTCGAAAACGGAGCCAAAACAATGGCTTTTGATGAAAGCGGCCAAACCCCCGCAGTAGTAGCAGCAAAACATGGCCATACACAACTTGCAGAAATATTGACACTGATTGCTCGCCAAACACAGCAGCCAATCAATCCGCTTCCCAAAGCACGTAGATTTCCATTCGGTAAGTTTTCGATTGGAAAAAAATCATGA
- a CDS encoding ankyrin repeat domain-containing protein, which translates to MRSIHKAAQHGNAEDLQRLIKNGANVNTKCDDDATPLHYAAFNGHVECVKILLGEKDIFVNVHTKLCGSTPLHFAARNNHFEIVQLLLKKGASFNATDRDGFTPEERAEFNDFFDMARYLGNVRHAQFINIQDEVTGKNDTQNDSDTDEINRSFDQDYHKTITNLETEKQDLMKE; encoded by the coding sequence ATGAGATCAATACACAAAGCAGCACAACATGGCAATGCCGAAGACTTACAAAGACTTATAAAAAATGGCGCGAATGTGAATACAAAATGTGATGATGACGCAACACCACTGCACTACGCCGCTTTTAACGGCCACGTTGAATGCGTAAAAATATTGCTGGGCGAAAAGGATATATTTGTAAACGTTCATACAAAGCTCTGCGGCTCAACACCACTCCATTTTGCTGCAAGAAATAATCATTTTGAAATCGTACAATTACTCTTAAAAAAAGGAGCTTCTTTTAATGCAACAGACCGTGACGGCTTTACGCCAGAAGAACGAGCAGAGTTCAATGATTTTTTTGATATGGCACGGTATCTGGGCAACGTTCGTCACGCACAGTTCATTAACATCCAAGACGAAGTAACAGGAAAAAACGATACACAGAACGATAGTGATACTGACGAAATCAATCGTTCTTTTGACCAAGATTATCATAAGACTATTACAAACTTAGAAACAGAAAAGCAAGACCTGATGAAAGAATAA
- a CDS encoding ankyrin repeat domain-containing protein codes for MNKKIVLFLLTFALTKNILPASNPLYQVADDGETPLHKASRHGNNTLLRKILAVNSCDKYKDTPLHHAAYNGELKCLQTLLKRGATVDARNNKNKTPLHDAASQGYADCVQELLANDANVNAQDRYGATPLHKAAYKGWLECLNELLKHAKVNAPTKTQATPLHYAASAGRPKCVQMLLKNGATCDAENGHKNTPLHLAAKNGKTRCVTILVEHGANREAQNINSKTPAALAEENGYLEIANYIRNAEHETDIIKAFMNMFLKDTTDFVDHE; via the coding sequence ATGAACAAAAAAATCGTCCTATTTTTACTGACATTCGCGCTCACTAAAAACATACTACCGGCAAGCAATCCACTTTATCAAGTAGCCGATGATGGCGAAACGCCACTTCATAAAGCTTCCCGCCATGGCAACAACACCTTATTAAGAAAAATATTAGCAGTTAATTCTTGCGATAAATACAAAGACACGCCACTGCATCATGCTGCTTACAACGGCGAGCTTAAATGTTTACAAACTCTCCTCAAACGCGGCGCCACCGTTGATGCTCGTAATAATAAAAATAAAACGCCATTGCATGATGCTGCTTCACAAGGATACGCAGACTGCGTTCAAGAACTTTTGGCCAATGATGCTAATGTTAATGCCCAAGATCGCTATGGAGCAACGCCACTTCATAAAGCAGCTTACAAAGGCTGGCTTGAATGCCTTAATGAACTTTTAAAACATGCAAAGGTCAACGCTCCAACCAAAACACAGGCAACGCCGCTACATTATGCTGCATCGGCAGGCCGTCCAAAATGCGTACAAATGCTCTTAAAAAATGGCGCCACATGTGATGCAGAAAACGGCCATAAAAACACACCTCTTCATTTAGCAGCAAAAAATGGCAAGACCAGATGCGTGACCATCCTCGTCGAACATGGTGCTAATCGAGAAGCTCAAAACATCAACAGCAAAACCCCTGCTGCTCTTGCAGAAGAAAATGGCTATCTCGAAATTGCAAACTACATAAGAAATGCAGAACATGAAACTGATATCATTAAAGCTTTTATGAACATGTTTCTGAAAGACACTACGGACTTTGTCGATCATGAATAA
- a CDS encoding ankyrin repeat domain-containing protein codes for MNKKFLASFLVALAFTTNALPMMPYAEAADQLTIECDNYSATYPLHHAAYAGMLNTLQKLLEGKKYGINHLDDRGRTPLQFAARFGRAECLKQLLDAKADATIADSQGYTALHWAAEMGHAGCIQQLFINRTALNVEAQTISNGYTPLHLALINGNAACAQRLVKFGLASLTMMVRDGDFANHTPLMITKTHCSDLVPLLEQEQKNRESTLHYQPHEMYDYENDESNYFVDCCFSFFMNMEQNYE; via the coding sequence ATGAACAAGAAATTTTTAGCATCATTTTTAGTCGCCCTCGCCTTCACCACCAACGCGCTGCCAATGATGCCTTATGCTGAAGCTGCAGACCAATTAACCATTGAATGTGATAATTATAGCGCCACCTACCCGCTACACCACGCAGCTTACGCTGGCATGCTCAACACCTTACAAAAATTACTCGAAGGTAAAAAGTATGGCATAAATCACCTCGATGATCGTGGACGCACCCCACTTCAATTTGCTGCTCGTTTCGGAAGAGCTGAATGTTTAAAACAATTACTTGATGCAAAAGCAGATGCAACGATAGCCGATAGCCAGGGCTACACGGCACTTCACTGGGCGGCTGAAATGGGACATGCTGGATGCATACAACAATTGTTCATAAACAGAACAGCGTTAAATGTTGAAGCTCAAACAATAAGCAATGGTTACACCCCACTCCACCTCGCGCTCATTAACGGCAACGCTGCGTGTGCACAAAGACTTGTTAAATTCGGGCTTGCTAGTCTGACCATGATGGTGAGAGACGGCGATTTTGCCAACCACACGCCTTTAATGATCACTAAAACACACTGCTCAGACTTGGTGCCACTGTTGGAACAGGAACAAAAAAATCGTGAGTCAACATTACACTATCAGCCACATGAAATGTATGACTACGAAAACGATGAATCCAATTACTTTGTTGATTGTTGTTTTTCATTTTTTATGAACATGGAACAAAATTATGAATAA
- a CDS encoding ankyrin repeat domain-containing protein produces the protein MNKKFAALFFIIFTLTKSALPIPPLLEGFTHYHRAAWYSDVATINNLLVNGYSPDVQDEFGWTALHIAAAWGHFACVIALVQNGADIFLETNNNQTAEELAWQYRQLTPECHHEKIWFYLKTEREKYERQANKIELAKIRDMQRAEKKEFKRMRKYQKDLEKTFATEAMDCE, from the coding sequence GTGAATAAAAAATTTGCAGCATTATTTTTTATCATCTTTACACTCACTAAAAGCGCCCTGCCAATACCGCCCTTACTAGAAGGCTTTACGCACTATCATCGAGCCGCATGGTACAGCGACGTTGCAACCATAAACAATCTATTAGTCAACGGTTACTCGCCTGATGTTCAAGACGAATTTGGTTGGACAGCTTTGCATATAGCAGCCGCATGGGGCCATTTTGCATGCGTTATAGCATTGGTACAAAACGGTGCAGACATATTTTTAGAAACAAATAATAATCAAACAGCTGAGGAATTGGCATGGCAATATCGTCAGTTAACGCCAGAATGTCATCATGAAAAAATATGGTTTTATTTAAAAACAGAACGAGAGAAATACGAACGACAAGCAAACAAAATAGAACTCGCGAAAATACGCGACATGCAACGAGCAGAAAAAAAAGAATTCAAAAGAATGCGCAAATACCAAAAAGATCTAGAAAAAACATTTGCGACAGAGGCTATGGATTGTGAATAG
- a CDS encoding ankyrin repeat domain-containing protein — protein MNKKILALCSLSLALTVNALPAAKNSGQKLLAELLLHDLKLNNIESFKKNLKNCRNVDMIVDSETQETLLHYAALWGRLEFIEVLLEKKASVDALDHELLTPLHRAIIENQTQCAAKLIKHGADVNLADNESGTPLHAAAFSGFIENLQLLLNSKANVNAVDKDNITPLHEAAFAGKTESIRELLAYNADITVKVNNPKLTAHGKTALEIAQREGYVEIVTLLQEAEEQQSVVVETEVSN, from the coding sequence ATGAATAAAAAAATTTTAGCATTATGTTCTCTATCGCTTGCACTCACCGTCAACGCGCTGCCCGCAGCTAAAAACTCAGGACAAAAACTTTTAGCAGAACTTCTCTTACACGACCTAAAATTGAACAACATCGAAAGCTTTAAAAAAAATTTAAAAAACTGCAGGAACGTGGATATGATTGTTGACAGCGAAACACAAGAAACACTTTTGCATTATGCTGCCCTGTGGGGCCGACTGGAATTCATCGAAGTGCTGCTAGAAAAAAAAGCCTCAGTAGATGCCCTTGACCATGAGCTTTTAACACCTTTGCATCGAGCCATCATCGAAAACCAAACTCAATGCGCGGCAAAACTCATAAAACACGGTGCTGATGTAAACCTAGCGGATAACGAAAGCGGAACGCCATTGCACGCAGCAGCCTTCTCTGGCTTTATAGAAAATCTACAATTACTTCTTAACAGCAAAGCAAATGTTAACGCGGTAGATAAGGACAATATTACTCCACTTCACGAAGCTGCTTTTGCCGGAAAAACCGAATCAATACGCGAACTTTTAGCTTATAATGCTGATATCACGGTCAAAGTCAATAATCCTAAACTTACCGCACATGGAAAAACAGCATTAGAGATTGCTCAACGGGAGGGGTATGTCGAAATCGTAACACTTTTACAAGAAGCCGAAGAACAACAATCAGTAGTTGTAGAAACAGAAGTATCAAACTAA
- a CDS encoding ankyrin repeat domain-containing protein: MFSIIFDCFDKFNNRYTSCQRKPFQDYPLRTAVLTDNFEELKALIANGADVHITTKNGRTLLHCATLLGNLECLRELLKHHNNINAQDHQGNTPLHLATQIDNFAYRNTNCIELLLESGAELNAINHAGETPLLCAVSSGWVQAAQLLIKSGANTTIKTVTDQTITSIALKSNNEEMKLLLLATGRRKSIQKKNENRRKTSKSLPNLRDLQGWMK; the protein is encoded by the coding sequence ATTTTTAGCATTATTTTTGATTGCTTTGATAAATTCAACAATCGCTACACCAGCTGCCAAAGAAAGCCATTTCAGGACTATCCTCTTCGAACAGCAGTCTTAACCGACAACTTTGAAGAACTAAAAGCTCTTATAGCCAATGGCGCAGATGTTCATATCACAACAAAAAACGGCCGCACACTCCTACATTGCGCTACCTTACTGGGCAACCTTGAATGCTTGAGAGAATTACTCAAGCATCATAACAATATCAACGCTCAAGATCATCAGGGAAATACACCGCTCCACCTTGCTACTCAAATTGACAACTTTGCCTACCGTAACACCAATTGCATTGAGCTCTTACTTGAATCTGGCGCCGAACTTAATGCAATAAATCACGCCGGCGAAACCCCACTGTTGTGCGCTGTCTCATCTGGCTGGGTCCAAGCCGCTCAACTACTCATAAAAAGTGGCGCCAACACCACCATAAAAACAGTTACTGACCAGACTATCACCAGCATTGCCTTGAAAAGTAACAACGAAGAGATGAAGCTACTGTTATTAGCAACAGGCAGAAGAAAAAGCATCCAAAAGAAAAACGAGAACAGAAGAAAAACGAGCAAATCTTTACCAAACTTACGTGACCTGCAGGGATGGATGAAATGA
- a CDS encoding ankyrin repeat domain-containing protein: MNKKFIGLFLATTIITTHAFPALSNQSCTQENDWALAPIHKAARDGQIETIRELIGKNHDVNDVDYDAGWTPLHVAAFHGNAQCFSVLIDHHSDTTLQISSGPYTGLTAEALAREKGHQEVLDFFVLEVPAPHFADIEGTQEPAGKLAAIQDWWAEWWRS, encoded by the coding sequence ATGAATAAGAAATTTATAGGACTGTTTTTAGCAACCACCATCATCACCACACACGCATTTCCCGCATTAAGTAACCAATCTTGTACCCAAGAAAATGATTGGGCCCTGGCACCCATTCATAAAGCAGCACGCGATGGCCAGATTGAGACAATCAGAGAATTAATCGGAAAAAATCACGATGTCAATGATGTCGATTATGATGCAGGCTGGACACCGCTTCACGTTGCTGCATTTCACGGCAACGCACAGTGCTTTTCAGTCTTAATCGATCACCACTCCGACACAACATTACAAATCTCCAGCGGTCCTTATACTGGCTTAACCGCAGAAGCCTTAGCACGAGAAAAAGGCCATCAAGAAGTTTTGGATTTTTTTGTTCTTGAAGTTCCAGCCCCGCATTTCGCGGACATCGAAGGTACCCAAGAACCGGCAGGCAAACTAGCAGCAATTCAAGATTGGTGGGCAGAATGGTGGCGCTCATGA
- a CDS encoding ankyrin repeat domain-containing protein, whose amino-acid sequence MNREVLTSCLMALGLAANTLSTALYPFGWTELHIAILYHHSEIEKVEKLLVSGYTIDTQDKTGWTPLHYAAVWGYLTCVKALVEHGANIFLKTNDQETAEALARKWQYHDIAHYLEIKREEQVKQQLHTWRERRAKQKRIEIEREYQEDLERAFNRTRKKYEDRHHHE is encoded by the coding sequence GTGAATAGAGAAGTTTTAACATCATGTTTGATGGCTTTAGGACTCGCTGCTAACACACTGTCGACAGCTCTCTACCCTTTTGGTTGGACCGAACTACACATAGCCATTCTTTACCACCATTCAGAAATTGAAAAAGTCGAAAAACTTTTAGTTTCTGGGTACACAATAGATACCCAAGATAAAACTGGCTGGACACCATTGCATTATGCTGCCGTTTGGGGTTATCTTACATGCGTAAAAGCGTTGGTGGAACATGGCGCAAATATTTTTTTAAAAACAAACGATCAAGAAACCGCCGAAGCACTTGCAAGAAAATGGCAGTATCATGATATTGCACATTATTTAGAAATAAAACGAGAAGAACAAGTTAAACAACAACTACACACATGGCGAGAAAGGCGAGCAAAACAAAAAAGAATCGAAATAGAACGCGAATATCAAGAAGATCTAGAAAGAGCATTTAACAGAACAAGAAAGAAGTATGAGGACAGACACCATCATGAATAA
- a CDS encoding ankyrin repeat domain-containing protein encodes MECVKILLLNGANVHAADYQGLTPLHVAAGCGHLACCGVAHTKRR; translated from the coding sequence ATTGAATGCGTAAAAATACTGTTACTGAACGGCGCTAATGTTCATGCGGCAGATTACCAAGGCCTTACACCACTACATGTTGCCGCTGGCTGCGGCCACCTTGCATGCTGCGGGGTTGCTCATACAAAAAGGCGCTGA
- a CDS encoding ankyrin repeat domain-containing protein, with amino-acid sequence MNKKKLALFLVSLALTNNALPASMKPEDNCTECSLKRNGTRLHNLARKGEEEQLQELLAKKIFDVNAVDEQGNTPLHLAAQGGHTYCCLITLWRAGADRHLVNNDGDDAVTVAEKNGHHLLARTLQEKYDNHYSDDDEKAENIDTISPEDEDKLDALFEKMCAEKPIRLSNSELPKNNSLDSFDSLEKLLSELKEHEHERKLDQEGSRS; translated from the coding sequence ATGAATAAAAAAAAATTAGCATTATTTTTAGTATCGCTTGCATTAACCAACAACGCTCTACCTGCAAGCATGAAGCCCGAAGACAACTGCACAGAATGCTCACTAAAACGCAATGGAACACGGTTGCACAATCTCGCGCGAAAAGGCGAAGAAGAACAATTACAAGAATTGCTCGCTAAAAAAATTTTTGACGTTAATGCCGTCGATGAACAAGGAAATACCCCCCTTCATCTGGCCGCCCAAGGCGGACACACCTACTGTTGTTTAATAACACTCTGGCGCGCTGGCGCTGACCGCCACCTTGTCAACAATGATGGCGATGACGCAGTAACTGTAGCAGAAAAAAATGGACACCATTTACTAGCACGAACTTTGCAAGAAAAATACGACAACCACTACAGCGACGACGACGAGAAAGCAGAAAACATCGACACCATTTCTCCCGAAGATGAAGACAAACTCGATGCCTTATTTGAAAAAATGTGTGCAGAAAAACCGATACGTTTGTCAAACAGCGAACTACCAAAAAATAACAGTCTCGACTCATTCGATTCTCTCGAAAAATTACTGAGTGAACTCAAAGAACACGAACATGAAAGAAAGCTTGATCAAGAAGGATCACGATCATGA
- a CDS encoding ankyrin repeat domain-containing protein yields the protein MNKKILKLLFITLTLTANALPAARQSGYQTDLHFAAMNNNPDNIAQLLASRLVNVNAQDRQGWTALHIAAANGYGECVFVLVQMGANRFLTTNKGDTAADLAEKKGHKKMAQFLRS from the coding sequence ATGAATAAAAAAATTTTAAAATTATTGTTCATCACGTTAACACTCACCGCCAACGCGCTTCCTGCAGCTCGCCAGTCCGGTTACCAAACCGACCTTCACTTTGCAGCAATGAATAATAACCCTGATAACATAGCACAGCTGTTAGCATCACGACTAGTTAACGTTAATGCTCAAGATAGACAAGGCTGGACAGCATTACACATTGCTGCCGCGAATGGTTATGGTGAGTGTGTATTTGTTTTAGTTCAAATGGGCGCGAATCGCTTTCTCACAACAAACAAAGGCGATACCGCAGCAGATCTTGCAGAAAAAAAGGGACATAAAAAAATGGCGCAATTTTTAAGAAGTTAA
- a CDS encoding ankyrin repeat domain-containing protein: protein MNKKCLALLLLTLSLTTNALPAAYGEVRASDPGVTKIHVAAAQGNYWYLHFNLTSDNINLPDGTGSTPLFYAVENGQIGSTVHLIDYDADVHARNKGGATPLHYAVFGNSPMCFRLLIEQGADVNALDENKATPLHIFASLETPQESAEERQKELECIQILLANGADIKLKTVFDKTVFDLAKESGRDDITALLKKYTKKRIAALKQKLDQLEQKEQAEKQNKKQIAGEIAAYKKV from the coding sequence ATGAATAAAAAATGTTTAGCATTATTGTTACTCACACTTAGCCTGACCACCAACGCACTGCCAGCGGCATATGGAGAGGTAAGAGCAAGCGATCCAGGCGTTACCAAAATTCATGTAGCAGCCGCACAAGGTAATTATTGGTATTTACACTTCAATCTCACTTCAGACAACATTAACCTTCCAGACGGCACTGGCTCCACGCCACTTTTTTATGCTGTCGAAAACGGCCAGATCGGAAGCACTGTGCACCTTATTGATTATGACGCCGATGTTCATGCTCGAAATAAAGGTGGAGCAACACCACTTCACTATGCTGTTTTTGGTAACAGTCCTATGTGTTTTAGGTTGCTCATTGAACAAGGTGCCGACGTTAACGCTCTCGATGAAAACAAAGCCACACCGCTGCATATTTTTGCTTCTTTAGAAACACCACAAGAATCCGCAGAAGAACGCCAAAAAGAACTCGAATGCATACAAATACTTTTAGCAAATGGGGCCGATATTAAGCTCAAAACAGTCTTTGATAAAACAGTCTTTGATCTTGCGAAAGAATCTGGACGTGATGACATCACAGCGCTGTTGAAGAAATATACAAAAAAAAGAATCGCCGCACTTAAACAAAAACTGGATCAATTAGAACAAAAAGAACAGGCAGAAAAACAAAACAAGAAACAAATAGCTGGTGAAATAGCGGCCTATAAAAAAGTATAA
- a CDS encoding ankyrin repeat domain-containing protein translates to MNKKLGLLLVALAFTTSATMNALMSKQLFTFFRTAILHNQADSLRLLLKGSGINAINVNVQHWKTGEGPLHWAAERGNVESLRVLLDHGAKIDCKAISHGKTPLHKAALGGHHTCVAVLLDRRAPIEAVDDDGRTALHLAAARGRVDCVLTLCKANANWQAEDNKGRTPGQLALSNGHLALADFLRKPV, encoded by the coding sequence ATGAATAAAAAACTTGGGCTACTTTTAGTCGCCCTCGCTTTCACTACCAGCGCCACGATGAACGCGCTGATGTCAAAACAGCTGTTCACATTTTTTCGCACAGCTATTTTACATAATCAGGCTGACAGTCTCAGATTGCTGCTCAAAGGATCTGGTATCAATGCTATCAATGTTAACGTTCAGCATTGGAAGACTGGCGAAGGACCACTCCACTGGGCTGCCGAGCGCGGCAACGTTGAAAGCCTGCGAGTACTGCTCGACCATGGTGCAAAAATTGATTGCAAAGCAATATCGCATGGAAAAACACCACTTCATAAAGCTGCCTTGGGCGGCCATCATACATGCGTAGCAGTACTTTTAGACCGTAGAGCTCCCATTGAGGCTGTAGATGATGACGGCAGAACAGCACTCCATCTTGCAGCGGCACGTGGCAGGGTTGACTGTGTACTGACACTTTGTAAAGCCAACGCCAACTGGCAGGCAGAAGATAATAAGGGCCGTACACCTGGACAACTTGCTCTTTCCAATGGCCACCTCGCCCTTGCAGATTTCTTAAGAAAGCCGGTATAG
- a CDS encoding ankyrin repeat domain-containing protein translates to MNKNILVPLLLIFTQHNRILPAAWTELHEAAYAGNINLIQEVITYHAHVKAVVNALDPSGWAPLHYAAAFNHSQCIELLVKHGARINLPGSDLQFTPLHCAIKTGHLESIQKLIHLGANVNAKGENGLTPLHCAAACGHFDCVAELMVYSADTSAPLTAGHFVGETPEETAARCGHHHIAQVLAIFRRRNDLKLSEQVLSKCNELSTETKDTLKRKSTKFSQSLSSLPSLPSAPSFASLPSRPSLPSTPSFPSLPSSLPSFSSRSSFDSLPSLRSSLSSLPSLPFGHKK, encoded by the coding sequence GTGAATAAAAATATTCTCGTACCACTTTTACTCATATTTACACAACACAATCGCATTCTACCTGCAGCCTGGACAGAACTGCATGAAGCTGCCTATGCAGGTAATATCAACCTCATACAGGAAGTCATAACATACCATGCACATGTAAAAGCCGTCGTAAATGCACTTGATCCTTCAGGATGGGCACCGCTTCATTATGCAGCTGCCTTTAACCACTCACAATGCATAGAATTGCTTGTTAAACATGGAGCCCGCATCAACCTTCCTGGTTCAGATTTACAATTTACACCGCTGCATTGCGCTATTAAAACGGGGCACCTTGAATCCATCCAAAAACTTATCCATCTTGGCGCCAACGTTAATGCCAAGGGAGAAAATGGCCTAACACCACTGCATTGCGCAGCAGCTTGCGGACACTTCGACTGCGTTGCAGAACTTATGGTATATTCTGCAGATACCAGCGCTCCCCTCACGGCAGGCCATTTTGTTGGTGAAACACCAGAAGAAACGGCTGCGCGGTGTGGTCATCACCACATTGCCCAAGTCCTAGCAATTTTTAGGCGGCGCAACGATCTTAAACTTTCTGAACAAGTACTATCAAAATGCAACGAACTCAGTACTGAGACAAAAGATACTCTTAAACGAAAAAGTACAAAATTCTCTCAATCATTATCTTCGCTGCCTTCACTACCTTCAGCACCCTCTTTCGCGTCATTACCTTCACGACCATCATTACCATCCACGCCTTCATTTCCTTCGCTACCTTCATCGCTTCCCTCATTTTCTTCACGATCTTCATTTGACTCACTCCCTTCGCTTCGCTCATCACTCTCTTCATTGCCATCATTGCCTTTTGGTCACAAAAAATAA
- a CDS encoding ankyrin repeat domain-containing protein, with amino-acid sequence MNKKILGSCLVALTFTVYVQPAAKSQDVEQTIRTFIDQTLNKQDALGKTPLHYAIETNNTDFAKKVIATAGANVALADNTGITPLHVAAYHGREEIVNLLLSRGVDSNTAAINGDTPLHMAVKGNHFACAHTLVITGKADAFGFKARFEHKDYSAAELAEVLGHEALVKFFIETARLAEAKPEEPSNFSIFYPSTWFSSSAPEATPAADQPAQQ; translated from the coding sequence ATGAATAAAAAAATTTTAGGATCATGTTTAGTCGCCCTCACTTTCACCGTTTATGTACAACCAGCAGCAAAATCTCAAGATGTAGAACAAACAATTCGTACTTTCATCGACCAAACTCTTAATAAACAAGACGCACTGGGCAAAACGCCTCTTCATTATGCCATTGAAACTAACAACACCGACTTTGCAAAAAAAGTTATTGCTACAGCAGGAGCAAACGTAGCATTAGCTGACAACACCGGTATCACGCCCCTCCACGTTGCTGCTTATCATGGTCGTGAAGAAATTGTAAATCTTTTGCTCAGCCGAGGAGTTGACAGTAATACAGCCGCAATCAATGGAGATACACCTCTTCATATGGCCGTCAAAGGTAACCACTTTGCTTGCGCACACACACTCGTCATCACAGGGAAGGCCGATGCTTTTGGGTTTAAAGCTCGCTTCGAACATAAAGATTATAGCGCAGCAGAACTTGCAGAAGTATTAGGTCATGAAGCATTAGTAAAATTCTTTATTGAAACAGCAAGACTAGCAGAAGCTAAACCAGAAGAACCATCAAACTTTTCTATTTTCTACCCAAGTACCTGGTTTTCAAGCTCAGCACCAGAAGCAACACCAGCTGCTGACCAACCAGCTCAACAATAA